GAGACATGAAAGACAAGACGAGATCAGATCGCGACagtttgtttacaaaatatagtTGCTCTTTTACTGGATGCATTTAAGTAACGATATACCACCAGCACCACCACTGATGAGACGACACTGCAACTTATATTAGATGTTCGTTAGACGATATCAATTATAAATCAGGACACCTACACATCATTAGGGCGATATACCTACAACAATGAATTTTCTGGATTTAGCCTTCCAACATGTCCATAATGCCGACCATGGTCATGGGCCAAATTCGGCAGTGGTTAGCAAAAATGATAAGGTTCAAGATTTGAGTCTTGTTAAAGAAGAAGAATTGGATTATGCTACACGAGAATCATCATCAGACTATATTTACGGGAACCAAAGCAACTATTCAACTTGCGGCTTACTACCAGTTGCAGACGATACAAAATTACATGATAATGATTCAGACAATGTAAACAGACAACAAAATTGTCGCATTGGATCTCCCGCGGAATATCTAGATCTGGACACTACCACAAGCTCTCGTTTTACCCAAATTTGTGCAATAAGTCATGTTGTACCGCTTCAGCATAGTCAAGGAGATATCTCTTCAACGACTCCTGTTTCGATCGATTCTCCTCATATTCATGATACTAAAAGTTACCAGGCTAGTCTCAAAGATCatcaagaagatgaagaagaaatggCAGATGGTGATATTCACAATTTGAAAGTCAAAGACTGCGATGGCGAAGTAACCTCAACGACCTGCCTGACCAATGGGTCCCGAGTTGTATACCCGTGGATGAAAGTATGCCCTAGTCCAAGTAAGATATCATAAGTCATGTAAATAGGTAATAtaatagggtccacaacttataagtttcccctaatactttttaaaataagtctaaAATATACGAAATGTATTAATGTAAAAAGTTATGTATTATATTCCTTAtttgttttacccatgtggaccaatttataatagcgtcacacatcatgacatcattgcgttcagtcacaatggttaattgtgttaGAAAAGgagccgttttaaaagttgcacatagcagtcaggttttctttaacagacACGTATTGTTTGACTCCTATAaattcagatgcaacttttaacactgtttaaaacggtgaaccattgtgaccatggtgactgaacgcaatggcgtggtgacgctataatttggtccatatgttactgtatgtgtaaaacaaaattaGGCCTACTCTACACATAATATTTACACGTTTGCaactttgcatttcgtcaaatatttttcgatttatttacaAAAAGTATTTAAGGGGGAACTTAAGCCTATAAGTTATGGAACCTATATTTTGTTCAATCTGCATGTGGAACCTTTTTCTTATACAAAGTGgtatgggtatgctcccccgggattttgaggtggtgggtctctGGAAATCAACgtcgtaccggtaaaaggggtcttttgtaGTTGCgaacagtaaacatggtaaaaatcaagggtctttttggGTGAAAACCACCTTAATAAAACCAGAAATGCgcggaatgagcaatttaggggtcttttttaATTGTCTtttttaattatcttttattagtGTATAGTGCGGTCATCTCGCCTATTTAAACACTACTATAGTGTATCGAATTTGGGTCGCCTGCATGCTGCACAGGTAGACCTTAACCGTggccaaggtacttggctggtactgtttagtaccaggggagtaccagtgtgGTATCAGTGCAGTAGGGGCCTACCACTGCTGGTGAGTCCTATACAGTAGCAGCATTAGTACCGTGTAGGTACTCTGGGTGTACCAGTTAGGTGTACCTGTGCACATGGTTCAGGCGGCCGTAATATGCAGTGTATAATTAAAGGTACATGTTAACCAGTCAATGCttcaaattaaaagggcattccgtgatccacagcctcatcccccacttttctcaaaaaagtcgaGATTTGTATaaccattggaaacctctggctacataatgtttatgtacaaaaaaagtgTTGTAggttaattcgttcagcaaaattatcgtcaaatttgaattacgttctggtttaccagaacgtaattacaacagtcatgacagtggcCTATGCATggggagcagtgtaatacacacaatCAAGCAGTActcccaaacgcaaaatcggaaagaactgaaatgttggaaataagctttttaagATATAAGATAAGATATTTacagaaaatgtcataaaaagaggatactaggattacgaaatactcctttaagcacattaaaatgatttcaattagaaatgttttgtacacttcaccacaaagtaggcctaatgaTCATATAAAAAtgcagattttgcattttgactAATAGCATTTAGTTTATGTGTGAAGGCGTGTGTAGGGTGGGCATGAAGAGGTATACGTTTTCGTATTTTGTTTACGTTAatgatggggtgtgtgtgggtgattTCCCCAAAACCACGACAATTCTCCATATCCTGCATCGCACTGATTTCCCAGGTCAATTAATGGTTTCagtcatctataattattattaaccctaacaccgacCGTGCTCTTTTGCTCTCGGAAGTTAAAGTAGAtaagaaaaaggagagaagatgaacaaagaagtcacttagtACCCCCAGGATTCGCTGACCCGGACAGCGACTCCGTGCGTATATGACTTagagtgattgcgtcatcacatcacgtgggatgcacCCATGCCCGGTGGTTTTGCTTGTGGTATTTCGTggtaaaagacaaacaaacaaatatcccTCCCGAACCACGACAACTGTCCATATCCTGCCCTGCATCGCACTGATTTCCCAGGTCAATTAATGCTTCCAGGCCAGTGTCCTGTTTGAGCACATCTATATTATTAATc
Above is a window of Amphiura filiformis chromosome 20, Afil_fr2py, whole genome shotgun sequence DNA encoding:
- the LOC140142643 gene encoding uncharacterized protein — encoded protein: MNFLDLAFQHVHNADHGHGPNSAVVSKNDKVQDLSLVKEEELDYATRESSSDYIYGNQSNYSTCGLLPVADDTKLHDNDSDNVNRQQNCRIGSPAEYLDLDTTTSSRFTQICAISHVVPLQHSQGDISSTTPVSIDSPHIHDTKSYQASLKDHQEDEEEMADGDIHNLKVKDCDGEVTSTTCLTNGSRVVYPWMKVCPSPSKTASTKQKRGRQTYSRHQTLELEKEFHFNRYLTRRRRVEIAQSLGLTERQIKIWFQNRRMKYKKVEQETNVSHPYLRNKLPSMSNFLISD